One Candidatus Hydrogenedentota bacterium DNA segment encodes these proteins:
- a CDS encoding NAD(P)/FAD-dependent oxidoreductase: MAPVTSRHAIIIGAGPAGITAAYELATRTDIVPVVLERSGYVGGLARTHEFQGNRIDMGGHRFFSKSDRVLDWWFNILPLQRCDANAITLRYQNRSRHVQGARDGPDPDIEDRVMLLRGRKSSILFDRKLFPYPLRLTPSVLRKLGLQRMARIGLSYLRRAISPVRPVENLEHFLINRFGDALYHTFFESYTEKVWGMPCHAISAEWGAQRIKDLSVAKALGHWLRGQLRLARHDAAQTSTSLAENFLYPKFGPGQLWEEAAQRVKERGGVLLHHRRVTGLALAGNRITEVRAVNLQTGETERFTPDFVFSSMPVSEVVAGLDPAPPDAVREVAQGLCYRDFITVGMCVRELRLHEGAAKGPLTDSWLYVQEPDVKLGRLQIYNNWSRYMVARPDHYWLGLEYFCTRDDAVWRLSDEAILDLASKELARLGAVVPGDVLDGVVVRVEKAYPAYWGAYNRFDEIRACLDPVENLFLVGRNGMHKYNNQDHSMLTAMKAVDNIIAGQTDKANVWNVNTEGEYLEELGEGD, translated from the coding sequence ATGGCTCCTGTAACGTCGCGACACGCCATCATCATCGGCGCGGGTCCTGCGGGCATCACCGCGGCCTATGAACTCGCCACGCGCACGGACATCGTTCCGGTAGTTCTGGAACGCAGCGGCTATGTCGGCGGTCTGGCGCGCACGCACGAATTTCAGGGCAATCGCATCGACATGGGCGGGCACCGGTTCTTTTCAAAATCCGATCGCGTGCTCGACTGGTGGTTCAACATTCTGCCGCTGCAGCGTTGCGACGCGAATGCGATCACCCTGCGCTACCAGAATCGGTCGCGCCACGTGCAGGGGGCGCGCGATGGCCCGGATCCCGATATCGAAGACCGCGTCATGCTGCTGCGCGGGCGCAAATCGAGCATCCTGTTCGACCGCAAGCTGTTCCCCTATCCGCTGCGATTGACGCCCTCCGTCTTGCGCAAACTCGGCCTGCAGCGGATGGCGCGTATCGGCCTCAGCTACCTGCGCCGGGCCATTTCGCCCGTTCGGCCTGTCGAAAACCTGGAACACTTCCTCATCAACCGCTTCGGCGACGCCCTGTATCACACTTTCTTCGAGTCGTACACGGAAAAGGTGTGGGGCATGCCGTGCCACGCCATCAGCGCCGAATGGGGCGCGCAACGCATCAAGGACCTGTCCGTCGCGAAGGCGCTGGGCCACTGGTTGCGCGGCCAACTCCGGCTGGCGCGGCACGACGCAGCGCAAACGAGCACGTCGCTGGCAGAGAATTTCCTGTATCCGAAGTTCGGTCCGGGACAACTCTGGGAAGAAGCGGCACAGCGTGTGAAGGAACGCGGCGGGGTGCTGCTCCATCACCGGCGCGTCACCGGGCTCGCCCTTGCCGGTAATCGCATTACGGAGGTGCGCGCGGTAAATCTGCAAACGGGAGAGACCGAACGCTTCACGCCCGACTTCGTGTTTTCGTCCATGCCGGTGTCCGAAGTAGTCGCGGGACTCGACCCCGCGCCGCCGGACGCGGTGCGCGAAGTGGCGCAGGGCCTGTGTTACCGGGACTTCATCACCGTGGGCATGTGCGTACGGGAACTGCGCCTTCACGAAGGCGCTGCGAAAGGCCCGCTGACGGACAGCTGGCTCTATGTCCAGGAACCAGACGTGAAACTGGGGCGACTGCAGATCTACAACAACTGGAGCCGCTATATGGTAGCGCGGCCGGACCATTACTGGCTGGGCCTCGAGTATTTCTGCACCCGGGACGACGCGGTCTGGCGCCTCTCCGACGAAGCGATACTCGATCTGGCGTCCAAGGAATTGGCGCGGCTCGGCGCGGTCGTGCCGGGAGATGTGCTGGACGGTGTCGTGGTCCGCGTCGAAAAGGCCTATCCCGCCTATTGGGGCGCGTATAACCGATTTGACGAAATTCGCGCATGTCTGGACCCCGTCGAGAACCTGTTCCTGGTCGGCCGCAACGGCATGCACAAATACAACAATCAGGATCACTCGATGCTCACGGCAATGAAAGCCGTAGACAACATCATCGCGGGCCAAACGGACAAGGCGAACGTCTGGAACGTCAACACGGAAGGAGAGTATCTCGAAGAACTGGGCGAAGGCGATTGA
- a CDS encoding DUF1080 domain-containing protein — protein sequence MRNALLLLALAGFAASGCAEEQAASGCAKDQAESAPVAPVACVKEPVDLFNGKDFTGWKLFLPDPNADPAAVWSVQDGVIRCTGSPAGYMRTETKYANYRLRVQWRWPGAGGNNGVLLHIQDQDEVWPKSIEAQLMSGNAGDFWVIGGTEFKEHKGQIDRRVPKKETATEKPLGEWNEYMIECRGDRILVYVNGILQNVATECTVTDGYIGLQSEGTPIEFRMVRLEPLE from the coding sequence ATGAGAAACGCGTTGCTGCTGTTGGCCCTGGCAGGTTTCGCGGCGTCCGGATGCGCGGAGGAACAAGCGGCGTCCGGATGCGCGAAGGATCAAGCGGAGTCCGCCCCTGTGGCGCCTGTGGCGTGCGTAAAGGAACCGGTGGACCTCTTCAATGGCAAGGACTTCACGGGTTGGAAATTGTTCCTCCCCGACCCCAATGCCGACCCGGCGGCCGTCTGGTCCGTGCAGGACGGCGTCATCCGTTGCACAGGCAGTCCCGCGGGCTACATGCGCACGGAAACGAAATACGCCAATTACCGGCTGCGCGTGCAATGGCGCTGGCCGGGCGCAGGCGGTAACAACGGCGTGCTGCTGCATATCCAGGACCAGGACGAAGTCTGGCCGAAATCCATCGAAGCGCAACTCATGTCAGGCAACGCGGGCGATTTCTGGGTCATCGGCGGCACGGAGTTCAAGGAGCACAAGGGCCAGATCGACCGCCGCGTGCCGAAGAAGGAAACGGCGACAGAAAAACCGCTGGGCGAGTGGAACGAATACATGATCGAATGCCGGGGAGACCGGATTCTGGTGTACGTAAATGGCATATTGCAGAACGTCGCCACGGAATGCACGGTAACGGACGGCTACATCGGCCTGCAGAGCGAAGGCACGCCCATCGAGTTCCGCATGGTGCGCCTCGAGCCGCTCGAATAG
- a CDS encoding FAD-dependent oxidoreductase: MRSSRSIVVIGGVAAGTKAASRVARLDPAAQVTVIEKGAHFSYAGCGLPYYVMDLVPEQKALLSTPAGVVRDAGFFAKVKNIAIRSRTEAVAIDREQRRVRVRDLNTQEETWVGYDTLVLATGARPVAPPLPGMDLENVTPVHHLNDAERIKALLGSGAGREAVIIGGGLIGVEMAEALVERGCRVTLVEMLPQVLAMLDWDMAKLVEQHMAAKGVRVLTGARVMRLQGEGRVTGVVTNEGEYPAGLVIVAVGVRPNAELAKAAGLTVGALGGITVDAQMRTSDPHIYAAGDCVENTNLLTGKPCLAPLGSTANKQGRVVANNICGAADTFPGVLGSAVCKVFDFCVARTGLSMAQAQTGGRDVVSVIAPGPDKPHYMPAAKPIILKLVVEKMTRKLIGAQAVGPGAGDKRIDVAAMAITAGMTVDQLAKTDLCYAPPFSPAMDNIITAADVARNKLDGVFQGVSAAEVKEKLDLGDDFILLDARSPGEFREMRLPRSVNIPLGALRARHGELSKDKEIVTFCKVSLRGYEAALILKAAGFQRVRVLDGGIAAWPYDKET, translated from the coding sequence ATGAGAAGCAGCAGGAGCATCGTCGTGATTGGCGGCGTTGCGGCGGGCACGAAGGCGGCCTCGCGCGTGGCGCGGCTTGACCCCGCCGCGCAGGTAACGGTAATCGAAAAAGGCGCGCACTTCTCGTACGCGGGGTGCGGGCTTCCTTATTACGTGATGGACCTTGTCCCTGAGCAGAAGGCTCTCTTGAGCACGCCCGCGGGCGTCGTGCGCGACGCGGGTTTCTTCGCGAAGGTCAAGAACATTGCCATCCGCAGCCGCACCGAAGCCGTCGCGATAGACCGTGAACAGCGCCGCGTGCGCGTGCGCGACCTGAACACGCAGGAGGAGACCTGGGTCGGCTACGACACGCTCGTTCTTGCCACGGGGGCGCGCCCGGTGGCGCCGCCGCTGCCCGGCATGGACCTCGAAAACGTCACGCCCGTGCACCACCTGAACGACGCGGAACGAATCAAGGCGTTGCTGGGCTCCGGGGCCGGGCGCGAAGCGGTCATCATCGGCGGCGGCCTCATCGGCGTCGAGATGGCCGAAGCGCTTGTCGAGCGCGGATGCCGCGTAACGCTGGTCGAGATGCTGCCGCAAGTGCTTGCCATGCTCGACTGGGACATGGCGAAGCTCGTCGAGCAGCACATGGCCGCGAAGGGGGTACGCGTGCTCACCGGCGCGCGCGTGATGCGTCTGCAGGGCGAGGGCCGAGTCACGGGTGTCGTGACCAACGAAGGCGAGTACCCGGCCGGCCTGGTTATTGTGGCGGTGGGCGTGCGGCCCAACGCGGAACTCGCGAAGGCCGCGGGGCTTACGGTAGGCGCGCTCGGCGGCATTACCGTGGACGCGCAGATGCGCACGAGCGACCCGCACATCTACGCCGCGGGTGATTGCGTCGAGAACACGAACCTGCTCACGGGCAAGCCGTGTCTCGCGCCGCTCGGTTCCACGGCGAACAAACAGGGCCGCGTCGTGGCGAACAACATCTGCGGCGCGGCAGACACGTTCCCGGGCGTGCTGGGCAGCGCGGTCTGCAAGGTCTTTGACTTTTGTGTGGCGCGCACGGGACTCAGCATGGCGCAAGCGCAGACCGGGGGTCGCGATGTGGTCTCCGTTATCGCGCCCGGACCAGACAAGCCGCACTACATGCCCGCGGCCAAGCCGATTATCCTCAAGCTCGTCGTCGAAAAGATGACCCGGAAACTGATTGGCGCGCAGGCCGTTGGCCCGGGCGCCGGCGACAAGCGCATTGATGTGGCGGCGATGGCCATCACAGCGGGCATGACCGTCGACCAGCTTGCCAAGACGGACCTGTGCTACGCGCCGCCGTTCTCGCCCGCGATGGACAACATCATCACCGCCGCGGACGTGGCGCGGAACAAGCTCGACGGTGTATTCCAGGGCGTCAGCGCGGCCGAGGTGAAGGAGAAGCTCGACCTCGGCGACGATTTCATCCTGCTCGACGCGCGCAGCCCCGGCGAGTTTCGGGAAATGCGCCTGCCGCGCAGCGTCAACATTCCCCTCGGCGCGCTGCGCGCGCGGCACGGCGAACTCAGCAAAGACAAGGAGATTGTCACGTTCTGCAAGGTATCGCTGCGCGGGTACGAGGCCGCCTTGATCCTGAAGGCCGCGGGCTTCCAACGCGTGCGCGTCCTCGATGGCGGCATCGCCGCCTGGCCTTACGACAAGGAGACGTGA
- a CDS encoding aldo/keto reductase, with product MEYVRLGRTGVLVSELALGTMTFGNEADEAASRALMDRALDAGINFFDTATNYNKGVTEEIVGRWIGPHRHELILATKVYFPTGGGRNDEGLSRRNLLRAVEKSLRRLQTDYVDLLYLHHWDENAAIEQTLGAAHTLVEQGKVMYIAVSNFAAWQTMKALAVAEARGYPPVVAAQPMYSLLKRQAEVEILPLAAYAGLAIVPYNAIGAGMLTGKYLRGEAGRLTEVEMYRQRYGNPVYVEVTKRFIAYAAERGRSPAALAVAWVMSHPLVTSTIVGARNLEQFNETLRCLELRLTPEERAAVAALSIDPPLATDRETMDAMRKRGW from the coding sequence ATGGAATACGTGCGGCTGGGCAGGACGGGTGTGCTGGTGTCGGAATTGGCGCTGGGGACGATGACGTTCGGGAATGAGGCGGACGAGGCGGCGTCGCGGGCGCTGATGGACCGCGCGCTCGACGCCGGCATCAATTTCTTCGACACGGCCACGAACTACAACAAGGGCGTTACGGAAGAGATCGTGGGCCGGTGGATCGGCCCGCACCGGCACGAACTGATCCTCGCGACGAAGGTCTATTTTCCTACGGGCGGAGGCAGGAACGACGAGGGCCTGTCGCGGCGCAACCTGCTGCGGGCGGTCGAGAAAAGCCTGCGCCGGCTGCAGACGGATTACGTCGATCTGTTGTATCTGCATCATTGGGACGAGAACGCGGCCATCGAGCAGACGCTGGGAGCGGCGCACACGCTGGTCGAACAGGGCAAGGTCATGTATATCGCCGTGTCGAATTTCGCGGCGTGGCAGACGATGAAGGCCCTGGCCGTAGCGGAGGCGCGAGGATATCCTCCGGTCGTAGCGGCGCAACCGATGTACAGCCTGCTGAAGCGGCAGGCGGAAGTGGAGATTCTTCCGCTTGCGGCCTATGCGGGGCTGGCGATTGTGCCGTATAACGCGATTGGCGCGGGGATGCTGACGGGCAAATACCTGCGCGGCGAGGCGGGACGCTTGACGGAGGTGGAAATGTACCGCCAGCGCTACGGCAACCCGGTATACGTCGAGGTTACGAAACGGTTCATCGCCTATGCCGCGGAGCGCGGGCGTTCCCCAGCCGCGCTGGCCGTGGCGTGGGTCATGAGCCATCCGCTGGTCACATCGACGATCGTGGGCGCGCGCAACCTCGAACAATTCAACGAGACGCTCCGTTGTCTCGAACTGCGCCTGACGCCCGAGGAGCGGGCGGCGGTCGCTGCGCTGTCGATCGACCCGCCGCTCGCGACGGACCGCGAAACCATGGACGCAATGCGCAAGCGCGGCTGGTAA
- a CDS encoding DUF2851 family protein has protein sequence MVVPGKEGESFADVTATQAPQSAGNAFSEEYGSLRSLRFHAAAEERVSGLERVLQCVWYDHLFPEDGLRLDDGRPLRVLSPGWWNHGEGPDFKNAQLEIAGRLRTGDVEIHLQHNGWEAHGHHLDPRYDHVLVHVVFERTPPESPPHTSQGKPLPTFLLADYVDASLERLAETVVTDAYPYDVPAAQGACAALAVWRDTAALEHFLNLAGDWRILYKARALRERMDQQGEAQAVYESLLAACGYGPFKQHFRTIARHLPYDRARQLAQQDPLVLETALFQVGGLFPESAPPGGTESPHHARLSTLRRERLAGLRALPLVWRRTGVRPNNYPERRLAGAARLVARTAQDGLIDNLEKVWRQDMSHVARRRAFEALFPGPMGFWAQHCTWTGAPMTRPIAPIGADRVRGIIGNVFVPAALARARRDRDRLREEQVFAFFAALPREPENRIMRVMLPRILDGSVALKMTFRMQQGLLQMHEDWCEPNPSCRNCALLAHVAAQQPSPHPKQGFPPGATPL, from the coding sequence GTGGTTGTTCCGGGAAAAGAAGGCGAATCCTTCGCGGACGTGACCGCTACGCAGGCGCCGCAGTCCGCCGGAAACGCCTTTTCCGAAGAATACGGTTCGTTGCGGTCGCTGCGATTCCACGCGGCGGCGGAAGAGCGCGTTTCGGGGCTGGAGCGCGTGCTGCAGTGCGTCTGGTATGACCATCTCTTCCCGGAGGACGGGCTGCGCTTGGACGACGGCCGCCCGTTGCGCGTGCTGTCGCCCGGGTGGTGGAATCATGGGGAAGGGCCGGACTTCAAGAACGCGCAACTTGAGATAGCGGGCCGGCTGCGCACGGGCGACGTGGAAATCCATTTGCAGCACAACGGCTGGGAGGCCCACGGGCATCACCTGGACCCGCGCTATGACCACGTGTTGGTGCACGTGGTCTTTGAACGGACGCCGCCGGAATCGCCGCCGCACACGTCGCAGGGAAAGCCGCTGCCCACGTTTCTGCTGGCCGATTATGTCGATGCGTCGCTTGAGCGCCTCGCCGAGACCGTGGTGACGGACGCGTATCCCTACGATGTTCCCGCGGCGCAAGGTGCCTGCGCGGCGCTTGCGGTCTGGCGCGACACCGCCGCGCTCGAACATTTCCTCAACCTCGCGGGCGACTGGCGCATCCTCTACAAGGCCCGGGCGCTACGCGAGCGCATGGACCAGCAGGGCGAAGCGCAGGCGGTTTATGAATCGCTTCTGGCCGCGTGCGGCTACGGCCCGTTCAAGCAGCACTTCCGCACTATCGCGCGCCACCTCCCTTACGACCGCGCGCGCCAGTTGGCGCAGCAGGACCCTCTTGTGCTGGAAACGGCACTCTTCCAGGTCGGCGGACTGTTTCCTGAGTCGGCGCCCCCGGGAGGCACGGAATCGCCCCATCACGCGCGGCTCAGCACGCTGCGCCGGGAGCGCCTCGCCGGCCTGCGCGCGCTGCCCCTCGTGTGGCGGCGCACGGGCGTCCGGCCGAATAACTACCCGGAACGCCGCCTTGCCGGGGCCGCGCGGCTGGTTGCGCGCACTGCGCAGGACGGACTGATCGACAACCTGGAGAAGGTCTGGCGGCAGGATATGTCCCATGTGGCGCGGCGGCGGGCATTCGAGGCGCTGTTTCCAGGCCCGATGGGCTTCTGGGCGCAGCACTGCACGTGGACGGGCGCGCCGATGACTCGGCCGATTGCGCCGATCGGCGCGGACCGCGTCCGCGGCATCATCGGCAATGTGTTCGTGCCCGCGGCGCTGGCCCGGGCCCGCCGCGACCGGGACCGGCTGCGGGAGGAACAGGTTTTCGCCTTTTTCGCCGCCTTGCCGCGCGAACCGGAGAACCGGATCATGCGAGTCATGCTGCCGCGCATCCTGGACGGCAGCGTCGCCCTCAAGATGACCTTCCGTATGCAGCAGGGTCTGCTCCAAATGCACGAAGACTGGTGCGAACCGAACCCGTCCTGCCGCAATTGCGCCCTGCTTGCTCATGTGGCCGCGCAACAGCCCAGCCCGCACCCGAAGCAGGGTTTCCCGCCTGGCGCAACGCCGTTGTGA
- a CDS encoding trypsin-like peptidase domain-containing protein — MRNLPQRCIIPALMVLGLVLLPHGYAEEDCASCGEPVLDAVSESRLAGAGFPLDEFRLLTAWEETANDGALVYGFRIAPREGGAPFDAYLDASGALLGLEDLARIGVLAKTWDAPPFYWPAEVQPGLPLLREERPAPAPVRERAPQAHVTLPPLDLEPVRREDAAAEAAAPKAPVRFGVFRDLPVPSRAQVGEDAWAALPSGESICSRVIASPGAIGMRVHIARFDAPDSALVYLFNPDAQDECYGPFDPCNDFWTPTCFSDRAVVPCVLPPGANPADTSLEIDRIIHIYKGFGELPWSKAAGACNLDVACYGDWANIALGVGGLGTIGNAGYLWCTGSLVADGDPATQTPFLMTAHHCVGSPSGANSLEVYWLYQRPVCGGSAPDPKTVPRTTGGADYLISSSSETGTDFSLLRLRNAPPAGLIYLGLTSEAPSLGTGVTCVHHPSGDYKRISFGALSDSGSPSLGGAPMQPRTRFHEVLWNEGTTEPGSSGSPLLLTEAQVFIGQLWGGGASCWHPEEPDYFGRFDVTFPLVSDRLGPVVSPYDVDGSGAVNASDLQVVINVLLGEATSAAADVDRSGGADARDLQLVVQAILSGR; from the coding sequence ATGCGGAATCTTCCCCAAAGATGCATCATTCCGGCCCTGATGGTTCTTGGACTAGTCCTGTTACCTCACGGCTATGCGGAGGAGGATTGCGCGTCCTGCGGCGAGCCGGTCCTGGACGCGGTTTCTGAATCACGCCTGGCCGGAGCAGGATTCCCTCTGGACGAATTCCGTCTCTTGACGGCCTGGGAAGAGACTGCAAACGATGGCGCCCTGGTATATGGGTTCCGGATTGCGCCGCGCGAGGGCGGCGCGCCCTTCGACGCATATCTGGACGCCTCAGGCGCGCTTCTGGGCCTCGAAGACCTCGCCAGGATTGGCGTCTTGGCAAAAACCTGGGACGCCCCGCCTTTTTACTGGCCCGCGGAGGTCCAGCCGGGCCTGCCGTTGCTCCGCGAGGAGAGGCCCGCTCCTGCGCCGGTACGCGAGCGGGCGCCGCAGGCGCACGTCACGCTGCCGCCGCTCGACCTTGAGCCGGTGCGCCGCGAAGACGCCGCCGCCGAGGCTGCCGCCCCCAAAGCGCCCGTCCGTTTCGGGGTCTTCCGCGACCTGCCGGTTCCATCGCGCGCCCAAGTGGGGGAGGATGCTTGGGCGGCTCTGCCAAGTGGCGAATCCATCTGCAGCCGGGTGATCGCATCTCCCGGCGCTATCGGCATGCGCGTGCACATCGCGCGCTTCGATGCTCCTGATTCGGCGCTAGTGTACCTGTTCAATCCGGACGCTCAAGACGAGTGCTACGGTCCGTTCGACCCGTGCAACGACTTCTGGACGCCGACCTGTTTTTCAGACCGAGCGGTGGTGCCGTGCGTGCTGCCGCCGGGCGCGAATCCGGCGGATACGTCGCTTGAGATCGACCGGATCATCCATATTTATAAGGGATTCGGCGAACTTCCCTGGAGCAAGGCCGCGGGCGCGTGTAATCTGGACGTGGCCTGCTACGGCGATTGGGCCAATATCGCGCTTGGCGTCGGTGGGCTCGGCACCATCGGCAACGCGGGTTATCTTTGGTGTACGGGCAGCCTGGTCGCCGACGGGGACCCGGCCACGCAAACGCCATTTCTGATGACGGCTCATCATTGCGTAGGTTCGCCATCCGGGGCGAACTCCCTGGAAGTGTACTGGCTTTATCAGCGCCCGGTCTGCGGCGGCAGTGCGCCGGACCCGAAGACCGTGCCGCGCACTACGGGCGGCGCCGACTATCTCATCAGCAGTTCGTCCGAAACCGGAACGGATTTTTCGCTGCTGCGCCTGCGTAACGCGCCGCCCGCCGGTCTGATTTATCTTGGCTTGACCAGCGAAGCGCCCTCTTTGGGAACTGGCGTCACGTGTGTGCATCACCCGAGCGGCGACTATAAGCGCATCTCCTTCGGCGCGCTCAGCGACAGCGGCAGCCCCTCGCTCGGCGGCGCGCCGATGCAACCCCGGACGCGCTTCCACGAAGTGCTGTGGAACGAGGGCACCACGGAACCGGGCTCATCCGGGAGTCCATTGCTGCTTACGGAGGCACAAGTGTTCATCGGCCAGTTGTGGGGCGGCGGCGCCTCGTGTTGGCACCCCGAAGAGCCGGATTACTTCGGCCGTTTTGATGTGACCTTCCCGCTCGTCTCGGACCGCCTCGGCCCGGTGGTGAGCCCGTACGACGTTGACGGCTCGGGTGCCGTGAATGCTTCGGACCTGCAGGTTGTTATCAACGTACTGCTCGGCGAGGCCACCAGCGCCGCCGCTGATGTGGACCGCTCCGGCGGCGCGGACGCGCGCGATTTGCAGCTCGTTGTGCAGGCCATCTTGAGCGGGCGGTGA
- a CDS encoding trypsin-like peptidase domain-containing protein, translated as MARQRCATLQTVMAALCDHSRLRRAARARLFLVCFLPVCCLDAVSLDEAPTYEQAAAFLATQGYPTGQYTLLLTWCERTDGDERAIVTGYRVARAGGGDPRAFDLYAKDGRLLSPEERHALGIRAKTWTPRAISAPAEPGAAVALSAPQPRTPWSVRYSIGFAQAALLPPLDPGAFLEEDARADASGGKGVVRTGVFREVIPPLETGIGTGAGPWQALPDGSRVWNVLVQSPKAIGLRIEISAATLPAGCEVFAYNMGDTRECYGPFTAADAAGGTFWTPTCFSADVALECRAPDSVAPESVALRVARVAHLYRDPIALLETRAFAGACNLDVTCYPAWAGTARGVGGLGTIGLTGSLWCTGSLIVDLDPCTQTPYLLTANHCIPTVQRADSLEVYWLYQTDGCNGVAPPPATVPRTTGGADRLAFMGGRGDTGGGNDFCLLRLRNDPPPGLTFLGWATSVPPLATPVACIHHPRGDFKRICFGGLTNTDNPHSTWFHEVTWNAGTTEPGSSGSPLMTSATQQIIGQLWGGGASCSTPTDPDYYGRFDITYVIIKDYLNSVAQAGFAETALSAAENAGVFPAGVSLSKPAGAAGAAVSYAVAAGSATPGEDFIEESGLLHFGPGEDAANIELVILKDTSLEPAETVILTLSDPQCAELDPAASSVVVTIQDNDVDTDGDGLSDAAETSGTYGYVTDPGAADTDGDGLSDYDEVFGTQGHESNPTSRDSDGDGIDDFTEIIMGLDPGDPDDADALSSLRVPWFGANYSR; from the coding sequence ATGGCCAGACAGAGATGCGCCACGTTGCAGACCGTTATGGCGGCATTGTGCGACCACAGCCGCCTGCGCCGTGCCGCGCGTGCGCGGCTGTTTCTTGTCTGCTTCCTGCCCGTCTGCTGCCTGGACGCGGTCTCGCTGGATGAAGCGCCCACCTATGAACAGGCGGCGGCGTTTCTCGCGACGCAAGGCTATCCCACGGGCCAATACACGCTGCTCCTGACGTGGTGCGAACGGACAGACGGGGACGAGCGGGCCATAGTGACCGGCTACCGCGTTGCGCGTGCGGGCGGTGGCGATCCCCGTGCCTTCGATCTCTACGCCAAGGACGGGCGCTTGCTTAGCCCCGAGGAACGGCACGCGCTCGGCATACGCGCGAAGACCTGGACGCCGCGCGCGATTTCCGCGCCGGCCGAGCCGGGCGCGGCCGTGGCGCTGAGTGCGCCGCAGCCAAGGACGCCCTGGTCCGTGCGGTACAGCATCGGCTTCGCGCAGGCGGCGCTCCTGCCGCCCCTAGACCCGGGCGCGTTCCTTGAGGAAGACGCGCGCGCCGACGCGTCCGGCGGGAAAGGTGTCGTGCGTACGGGCGTGTTCCGCGAGGTCATCCCGCCGTTGGAGACCGGTATAGGCACAGGCGCGGGCCCATGGCAGGCGCTGCCGGATGGGTCGCGCGTCTGGAACGTGCTGGTTCAATCGCCGAAAGCTATTGGATTGCGTATTGAAATATCAGCTGCAACGCTTCCCGCAGGCTGCGAAGTATTTGCCTACAACATGGGTGATACAAGGGAATGTTACGGCCCCTTCACGGCAGCAGACGCGGCCGGCGGGACATTCTGGACTCCGACCTGCTTTTCCGCGGACGTGGCGCTGGAATGCCGCGCGCCGGACAGCGTGGCCCCTGAAAGCGTCGCATTGCGCGTCGCGCGTGTAGCGCACTTGTACCGGGACCCCATTGCACTGCTCGAAACCCGCGCCTTCGCCGGCGCGTGCAATCTGGACGTGACTTGTTATCCGGCGTGGGCGGGCACGGCGCGCGGCGTCGGCGGCCTCGGCACGATCGGGCTGACGGGTTCGCTCTGGTGCACGGGTTCGCTCATCGTGGACTTGGATCCGTGCACGCAGACCCCGTATCTGCTCACGGCCAACCACTGCATCCCGACTGTCCAGCGGGCGGACTCTCTTGAGGTGTACTGGCTCTATCAGACGGATGGCTGCAACGGGGTCGCGCCGCCGCCCGCGACGGTGCCGCGCACGACGGGCGGCGCGGACCGCCTGGCGTTCATGGGCGGTCGCGGGGACACCGGCGGCGGCAATGACTTCTGTCTTCTGCGTCTGCGCAATGACCCGCCGCCCGGCCTTACCTTTCTCGGCTGGGCCACGAGTGTGCCGCCGCTCGCGACGCCCGTCGCGTGTATCCATCATCCGCGTGGCGATTTCAAGCGGATATGCTTCGGCGGCCTCACCAACACCGATAACCCGCATTCCACCTGGTTTCACGAGGTCACCTGGAATGCCGGCACCACGGAACCCGGGTCCTCGGGCAGTCCGCTGATGACCTCCGCGACCCAGCAAATTATCGGCCAACTTTGGGGCGGCGGCGCATCCTGTTCAACGCCAACCGATCCTGATTACTACGGCCGTTTTGATATCACGTACGTTATCATCAAGGATTACTTGAATTCCGTTGCCCAGGCGGGTTTCGCCGAGACGGCCCTTTCCGCCGCCGAAAACGCGGGTGTGTTTCCGGCCGGTGTCAGTCTGAGCAAGCCCGCAGGCGCCGCGGGCGCCGCCGTTTCCTACGCCGTGGCCGCAGGCAGCGCAACGCCCGGCGAAGACTTTATCGAGGAGTCCGGCTTACTGCACTTTGGCCCCGGCGAGGATGCGGCCAACATTGAACTGGTCATACTCAAAGATACCAGCTTGGAACCGGCGGAGACCGTGATTCTGACACTCAGCGACCCGCAGTGCGCAGAACTCGACCCGGCCGCTTCGTCCGTTGTCGTCACGATTCAGGATAACGACGTGGACACCGACGGCGACGGGCTTTCGGATGCAGCCGAGACGAGCGGGACCTATGGATATGTGACGGACCCCGGCGCCGCCGATACCGATGGCGATGGGCTAAGCGACTACGACGAGGTATTCGGCACGCAGGGACACGAGTCGAATCCCACATCTCGGGATTCGGACGGCGACGGCATCGATGACTTCACGGAGATCATCATGGGGTTAGATCCGGGCGACCCGGATGACGCGGACGCGTTGAGCAGTCTTCGCGTCCCCTGGTTTGGCGCGAATTACTCGAGGTAG